The window GGTCGGAGTCGTAGCCGCGGTGGGTGGCCAGGTCGAACGCGACCGAGAGCCCCTTCTGCCCGGCGGCGAGGTTGCGCCGGTAGAACGCGTTGGACGCCGCGGCGGTGGAGAAGCCGGCGTACTGCCGGATCGTCCACGGCTGGGTGGCGTACATCGTCGGGTAGGGGCCACGCAGGTAGGGCGCGATGCCCGGGTACGTGTCGAGGAAGTCGAGCCCGTCGAGGTCCTCAGCCGTGTAGAGCGGCTTGACCGGGATGCCTTCCGGGGTGTCCCAGACCGAGGCCGCGGTCTTTTCGCCCGGTGCGCTTCGCGGCGCGCCGAGCTCGACGTTCGAGAAGTCCGGAATCGTCATCGGGCCACCCCCAGGTCGTCGAGCGTCGTCGTCAGCACCGCGACCGCGTCACAACCACTAAAAACGTAACTGTCGACGTTGGGCAGCGTGCCGTTCCTGCCGGCGAGCCATACCCGCGCGGCCCCCGCTTCCTGCAGTGCGGCAGCGGCCGCCTCACCGTCGGCGGCGTAGATCTTGTCGGTCGAGCAGAGCACCGCGATGCGCGCACCGCTCTCCCGGAACGCGGCGGCGAGCTCGTCGGGCCCGAGGTTCGGCCCAGCGGGCACGGTTTCGATGCCGCCGGCTTGGAACAGGTTCGCGGCGAACGTCGCCCGGGTGGTGTAAGCGGCGAGCGGTCCGAGCGTGGCGAGGAAGACTTGCGGACGCGTCGGCGCGCGATCGGCGGCGTCCCGCAAGTTTTCGAAATCCTGGCCGTACCGCACCCGGGGGAGGCCCCCGCCGGGCACCGCGGGCGCCGGCTTCCGGGACGGCAGCTTCTCGGTGAGGTTCGGGAACTCGCTGACGCCGGTCAGCGGATCACGCCGATGCGCGATGTTCTCCCGGCGGCGCTCCCACACCTCGGCGAGGGCGTTCTCGACGTGCCCGGATTCGAGCGCTGCCGCGATGCCCCCGGCCTTCTCGACGTCGGTGAAGACGTCCCAGGCTGCCCGCGCCAGCTCGTCGGTGAGGCTCTCGACGTACCAGGACCCGCCGGCCGGATCGAGCACCCGGCCGAGTGACGACTCCTCCAGGAGCAGCGACTGGGTGTTGCGGGCGATGCGCCTCGAGAACGCGTCGGGGAGGCCGAGCACCGCGTCGAACGGCACCACGGTCACCGCGTTCGCTCCGCCGATGCCCGCACCGAAGCAGGCCAGCGTGGTGCGGAGCAGGTTCACCCACGGGTCGCGTCCGGCCATCATCGCCGCGGACGTGACCGCGTGCTGGTGCTGCGGGCTGTCCGGGGCGCCGCTCAGCTCGGCCACGCGAGCCCAGAGGCGGCGGGCCGCCCGTAGCTTGGCGATCGTCAGGAACTGGTCGGCGGTGGCGGCGTAGCGGAACTCGAGCTGTGCGAACGCGGCTTCGGCGGACAGCCCGGCGTCGGTGAGCGCCCGCAGGTAGGCGACGCCGGTCGCGATCGAGAACCCGAGTTCCTGGGCGTCCGAGCCGCCGGCGTCGTGGTAGACGGTCGCGTCGACGAGGCCGGCGCGGACGCCGGTTCCGGTGGTGCGCTGGGCGAGGTCGGTGAGGACGTCCAGCTCGACCGGTGCGCCGGTGCGGGCGCGGAGTCCGATCGGGTCGGCGCCCAGGTTGCCGCGAGCGCCGGCTGCGGGTGCGGCGCCGTCCGCGGCGCCCGGAGCCGCCGAGTCAGCCAGGCCGTCCGCGGCCTCCCGGGCAGCGGCGCCCGCGCCGGCTCCGTCCTCCGCCGAGGTCGATTCGGCCAGGCGCAGGAACGCCTCGGCGGCCTCCCGCGTCTCGGCCCCAGCGTCCAGCGAGATCGGAGCCAGACCGAGGTACACGTCGGCGAGCACCTCGGGCAGCGCGTCGACCGGGATCCCGGCCTCCCCCAGGACCAACCACAGCGACGTGACGCCGTTCTCCAAATCGGCGGCGATCGCGGCCTTGGTGGCGGCGACATCCGGGTCGGCGTGGCGCTGCCGGACGTCCCAACCGCCGGGGCGTTCGCCACCCTCGGCCGTCGTGTCCCGCAGACGGTTGCCGCGGGTGAACGGCGGGAAGCCGGGGACGCCCTGCTCGCCGGGCGCATCGGCCGCGGTGTAGAGCGCCGATACCCGGATCCCGTCGTACGTCGTGGTCGCAAGGAGCTCTTCGACCGCCTCGGGCGGCGTCTCGTCGTTCGCGACGCGGGACTTGCGCAGGACCCCCAGCGCGAGTTCCCGCCAGCGCTCCCGATCGGCCGGCTCGAAGCCGGCGGCCAGCGCGAGTGAATTCTCGGACGGCACCGTCATGCCCGGATGGTAGAGCGACTAGGAGTCAGCGCTGACTGAAGTGTGGTCTGACTAACCGGCGCGATTTCCCTGGATCGGTTAACCCGGATTCGAGGCGGTTCTGTCAACTAGCTGACAGGACCCCATCCGGGGGACGCCGGGCCCCGAACACGGGGTACGACGTCACGAGGCGTCGCGGCCACGCCGCTCGGCGAGGTCCTCATCGGCACCCGAAGGACGCCTGATGCTCCTCCACCTACCCGGACGCTCTGCGTCCGGATCCCGCGCCCGGCGGCGGGCGGTGCGTGCTGCGGCGGCGGTCGCCGCGGCAGCAGCGCTCACCGCGCTCGGGCTACCGGCGCTCGCGCCAGGCGGCGCGACCGCGTCGAGTCACCGCGAAGCCCCGACGATCTCGGGCTTCCCGCAGTACGACGACACCGACGTCTACGCGTTCGTCAGCCCCGATAAGCCCGACAGCGTCACGCTGATCGCCAACTGGATCCCGTTCGAGGAGCCCGCGGGCGGACCGAACTTCTACCCGTTCGCCACCGACGCCCGCTACGAGCTCAACGTCGACAACAACGGCGACGCGAAGCGCGACATCACCTACCGCTGGCAGTTCACCAGCACGTACGCCAGCAAGGACACGTTCCTGCACAACACCGGTCCGGTCACCAGTCTCGACGACAAGGACCTCAACTTCTGGCAGACCTACCGCCTCGAGGAGATCAAGTGGGGACCGGACGGCTCGCAGATCGGGACGAAGGAACTCGCGAAGGCGCTGCCGGTAGCCCCGTCGAACGTCGGCAAGGCGTCGATGCCGGACTACAAGAAGCTCCGCGATCGTGTGATCAGGTCCAAGGACGGCGTCACGATGTTCGCCGGCCAGTCCGACGATCCGTTCTTCCTGGACTTGCGCATCTTCGATGTGCTGTACGGCGGTGACCTGAGCGAGGTCGGCAACGACACGCTCGCGCCGTACAACGTCAACTCGGTCGCGATCCAGCTGCCGAAGTCGCGGGTCACCAAGGGCGGCGACCCGGTGATCGGCATCTGGTCGAGCACCTCCCGGAAGAACGCGTCCGGCCAGTACGTGCAGGTCTCCCGGCTCGGTATGCCGCTGGTGAACGAGGTTGTCGTCCCGATCCGGGACAAGGACAAGTTCAACGCCTCCAAGCCCGCTGACGACGCGCAGTTCCTGAAGTACGTCACCGACCCCGAGGTGCCGAAGCTGATCGAGAAGGTCTACAAGATCAAGGCACCGAAGACCCCGCGTAACGACCTCGTCCAGGCGTTCCTCACCGGCGTTCCCGGGCTGAACCAGCCGCAGAACGTCACGCCGAGCGAGCAGTTGCGGCTCAACACGTCGATTCCGCCCTCCGCGGACCCGAAGCGCCTCGGCGTCCTCGAGGGTGACAAGGCCGGCTTCCCGAACGGCCGACGGCTCGCCGACGACGTCGTCGACATCACGCTGCAGGTCGCCGAGGGCGAGCTGGTGAACGCGCCGAACGACCTGGGCGACGCGGTGGACACGAACAACGTCGAGTTCGGCCGCACCTTCCCCTACCTCGCGCTGCCGACGTCGGGTTCGGACGTCCGGTCCGGCGGGCCGGCCTCCTCCGGTTCGTCCGCGCCTGCCACGCCGCAGAGCGGGCAGGACGACACCGAGGCCAGCCCGTCGATGCTCACCGGCGGTGCGGCTGACCCGAGCACCTCGCCCGCGGCGAATGCCTCGGAGGCCGAGATGACCGACCTCGTCCCGCTGGGTTCCGCCATCGGTGGAGCCGGTCTCCTCGCGTTCGGTGCCGCCTGGTTGTGGCGCCGTCGCCGCACTTCCTGACCCACGCGTGGCCCGGCCTTTGCGGCCGGGCCACGCGCCCCTCCGGCGACAAGGAACAGTCCCGATGCCCCGGATCCGACGCCTCGCTCTCGCGGCCCTGCCGGTCGCGGTCGGTCTCACGCTCGCGTCCGCCGTCCTACTGCCTAATTCCAACGATGGGGACGCTAGGGAGCGCGCCACCGCGCGCACGGCCACCGTCGTCGCTCCGAAGGACTGTGCGTCGGACGGGTGCATCGCCGCCCTCCAAGCCTGGCTGCGGACCCATCCGAAGGACGGCCAGGCATGGTCGACGCTGGCCGTCGCCTACGTCGACCGGGCCCGGGTGACCGGCCGAACCGAGTGGTACCCCCGGGCGCAGAGCGCGCTGGACAAGGCGCTCGCGCTCGCCCCGAACGACGACGCGGCGCTCTCCGCCGCCGGAATCCTCGCCGCGGCGCGACACGAGTTCGCCGCGGCGCTGCGCTGGGGTGACCGCGCCGCCGCAGCCAACCCGTACAGCGCCCGCGCGCAGATCGTCCGCGCCGACGCGCTGGTCGAGCTCGGGCGCTACCCGCAGGCCAGGGACGCCGCCACCGCGGCCGACAACCTGGAGCCGGGCGTGCCGACGTTCACCCGGCTCTCATACTTGGACGAGCTGGCCGGGCGTACCGACCGTGCGGCGGCCCTGCTCCGGCGCGGGGTCGAGCCGGGCAACACACCGGCGGACATCGCGTTCGGCCGCTTCCATCTGGGAGAGCTGGCGCGGAACACCGGGAACCACGCCGCGGCGGCCGTCGAGTACGAGGCCGCACTCGCCGCCGACCCGGAACACCTGGCCGCGCGGGCCGGACTCGCGCGGGTCGAGGTGGCGCGGGGAAACCTGCCCGGTGCGATCGGGATCTACCGGGCGATCGTCCGGCAGATGCCGCTGCCGCAGTACGCCGCGGAGCTGGGAGAGTTGCTGGAGGCCACCGGCGACCGGGCCGGAGCCGCGCAGCAGTACGCGGTCGTCCGGGCGTCGATCGCGCTGTCACGCTCGGCGGGCGTCGTGGACGGGCCGGAGATCACGGTGTTCGAGGCCGACCACGGCAGCCCGGCCGAGGCCGTGCGGCTGGGGCAGGCTGAGTGGAAGACGCGGCAGAGTATTCACGTCGCGGACGCGCTGGGCTGGGCGCTGTTCCGGGCCGGCCGGGCCGCGGACGCGTTGCCGTACGTCCGGGCAGCGACCCGCCTGGGGACGAAGGACGCTCGGCTGCTCTACCACCGGGGCATGGTCGAGCGGGCCGCCGGACTGCCCGCCGACGCGCGCCGCTCGCTCGGCCGGGCGCTCGCGCTCGATCCGCACTTCTCCGCGCTGGAGGGGCCGCGCGCCCGCGCTGCACTGGCAGGTCTCCGATGAGGCGCGCATCCGCACTCCACGCCGCGAAGGCCGTCCGCGGCGCGGAGCCGGTCACGCGGGTCGGTCGCGGGGCTTGGCTGCGGGGGCGTCGGGCCGTGATCGCGGTGGTACTGCTGCTCGGGACGCTCGCGGGCACGCTGCTGCTGGGTACGCCCGCGCAGGCGCATCCGCTCGGCGAGCTGACCGCGAGCCGGTACAACGGGCTGGTCGTCGGCGTCGACCGGGTGTCGATCGACCACGTCGAAGACCTGGCCGAGATCCCGACCGCACAGGCCGCGCCCGAGATCGACGCCGACGGCAACGGAATGTTCGCCGCAACCGAGCTGGACCGCTACGCCCGGCGCGCGTGCACGGCGGCAGCGGCCGACGCCCGGCTGACCGTGGACGGGACCGCGCGCCCGGTACGGCTGGCCGGTGCTCCGAGCGCCCGGACCGGCAAGGGCCGAGCGGGCCTGCCGGTCCTGCGGCTGGAGTGCCCGCTGTCCGCACCGGTGCCTGCGCTGCAAGCCGCGACCGAGTACTCGTTCACGGACGCCGGGGGAGCGGGCAAGCCGGGCTGGCGCGAGCTCACCGTCGCCGGCGACCGGACCACGGTAAGCGGCGACGACGTCCGGGCCGACAGCGCGAGCCGACGGTTGACCCGGTACCCAGAGGACGCGCTCTCCTCACCGCCGGACCAGCGCTCGGCCACGTTCTCGGCACGTCCCGGCGGGTCGGCCGCCGCCCCTTCGGTGACCACCGCAGGGGGAAACTGGACTCCCGCGTCCGACCGGATCACCGAAGCCTTCACCACGCTGATCGACGGACGCACGACGCCGTGGTTCGCGGCCCTCGCCGTACTGGCCGCCGCGGTGCTCGGCGCCGCGCACGCGCTCGCGCCCGGTCACGGCAAGACCGTGATGGCGTTCTACCTGCTGGCCCGGGAACCGGTCGATACCGCTACCCACCCCGGCGGACGAGCCGCGTCGGGCGCGCGGGCTGTCACGGGCGGGCGCGCCGATACCGGGGCGCGGGCGATCTCGGGCGGATCGGCCGGTTCCGGTGCGCGGACCGTCAGGGGAGGGCGGGCCGCTTCGGGGTCGGGAGCTGCCTCCGGCGGGCGGGCCGGTTACGGGGCGCGGGCTGTCTTCGGCGGGCGGGCCACGCTCGCGGCGCGGGCCGCCCGGCGTGCGGGTAGCCGGCCGGTGCGGGCGGCGTTCGCGGTCGGAGCAGCGGTCACCGTCGCGCACACGGCGGGCGTGCTGACGCTCGGGCTACTGGTGACCGCCGGGGTAGCGGTCGCTCCTGCGACGGTGCTGCCGTGGTTGTCGGTGCTGTCCGGGGCGTTGATCCTGCTGGTAGGGATCGCGCTGCTGCGGGCTGCCAGGAGCGGCCACACCCACTTCCACGGCCCCGGCGGCCATTCACATAGCCACGGCCACGCCCACGATCATGGCGACGGCCACTCGCACGGCGAGGGCAACTCGCACGAGCGCGACCACTCGCGCAGCGACCATGCGCACGACCACCACCACGGGCATCCGCACGACCACGACCACGCGCGTGGCGAGGACAACTCACGTGGGGAGGGCCACGACCACACCCACGACCACGGCGACTCGTATGGTGAGGGCAACTCGCACGAGCGCGACCACTCACCTCGCGACCACGCGCACGGGCACGGCCACTCGCACGGCGGCGACCACGCGCACGGTGGGGGTCACTCGCACGGTGGGGGCTACTCGCACGGTGGGGGCTACTCGCACGGCGGCGGCCACGGGCACGGGCACGACCGTGGGCGCGTGTTGGATCGTGGGCGGCGAGGGGTTCAGGGGCGGCTCGCGTTGATCGCTACCGGGCTCGCCGGCGGGCTGTTGCCCAGCCCGTCCGCGCTGATCGTGTTCCTCGGTGCGGTGGCGACACACCGGGCCTGGTTCGGCGTCGTCCTCGTGGTGGCGTTCGGCGTCGGCATGGCAGCGACGCTGGCCGCCGCCGGGCTCCTCGTCCGGTACGCCGGGCAACGGGTGATCCGTGTCGTCACCGAACGTGCCGGTCAGGTTCGCTCGGCGACGCTCGCCCGCCTGGTCACCACCGCACTCCGGAAGATGCCGATCCTCACCGGCCTCGGCGTCTGCGGCGTCGGCGGCACGATCGTCCTCCGCGCCGCGCTCGGCGTCGTCTAGGGCGGGGTTACGAGCGTGCCGCGCGGGCGGATTGCATTTAGAAGACCTCTGGCCCTTCTAAATGCAATCTGCTCGATGGCGCATCGTGGCCGCGTGGGAGCCGTTCGGCGGTGCGGCGGACGGTCCACGCGCCCGGGCGTCCGCTCAGATCGGTGCGGGTCAGTGGCGCCACGTCCAGGCGCCAGAACGCCGCAGGCGGAGCGCCCAGCGCGACCACCAGCATCGCTTTGACGACCGACGGATGGGTGACGGCCACCGTCCGCGCCGGGCCGGACGCGACCCCGGACGCCGGCCCGGACGCGACCCCGGACGCGACCCCGGACGCCGGGCCGGACGCGACCCCGGACCCCACCCCGGCGAGCCACGCCGTCGCGCGGTGGAGCAGGTCGCGCACTGACTCCCCGCCGTGCGGCGCGGCGTCCGGGTCGGTGAGCCAGGCTTCCAACCCGGCCGGGTCGGCGGCGGCGACGTCGTCCAGCGTGCGCCCGCGCCAGGAGCCGTAGTCACACTCGTCCAGGCCGTCGTCGACCGTGACTTCCGTCGCTCCGAGCGCGGCTACGGCCTGCCGGCAGCGCAGCGCCGGACCGCATCGCCACTGCGCCGAGCGGTACCCGGCCAGGCCGGCGGCGGCGGCCGTGGCGGCGGCCACACCCTCCGGTAGTAGCTGCTCGTCCGGCGGAAACGCGGCGAGTTTGGTCGCGGGACTGGGGGGTGTGGTCAGTACCGTGATCCGGACGCCGGGTGAAGATTCTGCTACGCGCTGCATGATCTCGCCTGCTCCTTGCTCCCCGGCCTGCGTTGACACGCCTCCGGACGCTGCCATAGCGTTCGAACGCACTCGTGATGTGCGCGGAAGCCGGTGAGAGCCCGGCGCGGTCGCGCCACTGTAACCGGACTCATCGCCGCCGAACGGCGGTGCGTCCAGGAGCCAGACCCGGCCATCACGGAGCCCCGAGAGGGACGCGTTATCCCGAGGAGGAGTCCCAACCATGGCCAACCTGATCGAGACCGCTGGCAGCTCACGCCCGGTGGCTCTGCCCACCCCCATCCCGCTCCGCCAGATCGCGCCGTGGGCGCTGTTCGGCGGCCTGCTGCTGCTTCTCGCGCTCTACTTCGTCGGCGCCGAGGAGGGGGCGACCTCGGTCGTCGGTGGCACCTGGGTGCACGAGTTCGTGCACGACGGGCGTCACCTTCTCGGTTTCCCCTGCCACTGAGCCCGGGTTTCCCACCGTGATGGGACGTTTACTGACGAGGGGAATGGTGTCCGGCCTGATCGCGGCCGTGTTCGCCTTCCTGGTCGCCTACCTGGTGGGCGAGGGGCCGGTCGGTTCCGCGATCGACCTCGAATCCGCGGCGTCCGCTGCAGCCGGTATCCCGGCCGAGCCGGACCAGGTCAGCCGCACCGTCCAGAGCACGCTCGGGCTCGCGGTCGCGGTGGCGATCTACGGCGCCGCGATCGGCGGGCTGTTCGCGATCGCCTACGCGTTCGCGCTGGGGCGGCTCGGCCGGCTCAGCGAGCGTGCGACGGCGCTGGTCGTGGCCGCAGGCGGGTTCCTGACCGTGTTCCTGCTGCCGTTCCTGAAGTACCCGGCGAACCCTCCCGCGGTGGGTAGCGCCGAGACGATCGGTCGCCGGACCGGCCTGTACCTGCTGATGATGCTCATCTCGGTGCTGGCCGGAATCGGAGCGGCGATCTTGGCGCGGCAGCTCGAGCCGCGGCTGGGGAGCTGGAACGGCACGATCGCGGCGATCGTCATCGCGGGGCTGGTCGTGCTCGGCGCGGCCTGGGTGATGCCGAACATCAACGAGGTCGGACGCGAATTCCCGGCGGCGACGCTGTGGAGCTTCCGGATGGCGTCGATCGAGATCCAGTTCGTGCTGTGGTCGGTCCTCGGGATCGCGTTCAGCGCGCTGACCGCCCGGGCGGCCGCGCCGCGTCGCGTCCGGGCTGCTCGTCGCCCCGCTGAGCCTGAACCGGCGGCGGGCTGACCGGCCCCGGCGGCAGGCCGGAGCAGTCCGCGGGATGGCCCGACCGCGACGCTCGACCCGACCGGAACACCCCGCCCCACGATGATCAGGCTCCACCCGTGTACTCCGCGCGCGGGTGGGAGCCCGACCACGGCGAACAGCACCCGCCGTACAGCGAGCAGTACCCGCCGTACCCGGAAGGCACATACGACCGGCTGAACTTCCAGAACCCGGGACAGCCGGTCACCGATCCGCCGCCGTACCAGCAGGCCCCTTCGTGGGACCCGGATCCGCGTGACCGCGGCCCCTGGGGCGCCGCGCCGCCGGAGCCGCCGTCCCGGCGCCCCGCGACCGAGTGGCCGGCCCCGGAGCGCCCAGGCCCCGAGCGCCCAGGTCACGAGCGGCAAGGCCGGGAGCACTACGGCTCCGAGCCCTACGGGCCCGAGCGCCACGGTTCCGAGCCCTACGGTTCCGAGCCCTACGGCTCCGAGCCCTACGGGCCCGAGCGCCACGGTTCCGAGCACTACGGCCCCGACCACCGCGGTCCCGAGGGCCATCGTGGGCCCGGGGGGCACGGCGGCCCCGACCACCGCGGTCCCGAGGGCCATCGTGGGCCCGGGGGGCACGGCGGCCCTGAGCACCACGGCTCCCAGCGGCACGGACCCGAACTCGCCGCCGACGAGCTCGTGCACAGCCACACCCACAGCGCCACGACTCCGGTCTCGGCCCGCACCCGCAAGGCCGTCATCGCGATCCTCGTCCCGGCAATCGTCGCGACGCTGATCGGCCTGATCCTGCTCTGGCCCGGCAAGGTCGACTACAGCAGCAGCACCGGCCAGAGCGGCCAGCAGCAGCGCGCAGCCGGCACGGTCACCGAGGTCGTCCAGCAGACCTGCCCGGAGACACCCGAGGCGGAGTCGGCGGGGCTGACCGGGCCGTGCGGCACCGCCACGGTCAAGGTCACCGACGGCCTCGGCAAGGGCCAGACCGTCTCGATGGAGCTCCCGCAGGGCCCCGGTGCCCCGCGCGTCGACGTCGGCGACGACGTCGTCCTGCTCGTCCTGTCCGACGGCAGCGGCGAGGGTGAGACGACGGCCCGGTACACGATCGTCGACAAGCAGCGCGCCGGCTCGCTCTGGCTGCTCGCCGCGCTGGCCGCCGTCGTCGTGATCGGTTTCGGTCGCCTGCGCGGGCTGGCGGCGATCGGCGGCCTGGTCGTGAGCTTCGCCGTCCTGCTGCTGTTCATCATCCCCGGGATCCTGGACGGCTCGCCGCCGCTGCTGGTCGCGGTCGTCGGCTCGGCCGCGATCATGTTCGCGGTGCTCTATCTGACCCATGGCGTCTCGGTACGGACGTCGGTGGCGATCCTCGGCACGCTGGCCAGCCTCGTGCTCACCGGGCTGCTCGGCGCCGCGTTCACCGCGCTGACCGAGCTGACCGGCCTCGGCGACGAGCAGAGCGTCTACCTGGCCACGGTCGAGGGCGGCGTCGACATGCGTGGCCTCCTGCTGGCCGGCATCATCATCGGCTCCCTCGGCGTGCTGGACGACGTCACGATCACGCAGTCGGAGGTGGTCGCCGAGCTGGCGCGCACCCCGCGGAGCCGGTTCGACCTGTACCGGGCGGCGATCCGGGTGGGGCGGGCGCACGTCGGGTCGGCGGTGAACACGATCGTGCTTGCCTACGCCGGAGCGTCGCTGCCGCTGCTGCTGCTCATCTCGGTCAGCGGACAGAGCCTGAGCTCGCTGGTCACCGGCCAGTCGATCGCCAGCGAGCTCGTCCGTGCGCTGGTCGGGACGATCGGCCTGGTCGCGTCCGTCCCGATCACCACCGCACTCGCCGCCCTCGTCGCCGAGCCGCCCGCCGAGGACGAGGAACCCGCCCGCGCCGCCTGATCCGCTCTGGCCCGCCGCGGCCGGCCCGCCCCGCCTGACCCGCCCCGGCCCGCCGCGGCCGGCCCGCCTACGGCCGGCCCGCCTACGGCCGGCCCGCGGCGGCCGCTCAGCCTGCGGCGGCCGCGGACTGCTGGGCCTGAATAGCCTTCTTGAGCCCCTTCACCACCGGCCCGACCCGCTCGCCCAGCGTCTCGATCCGACGCTTGAACTGGCGCCGGTCCGCGCGGCTCACCACGATCCTCAGCTCACCGTACGCAGCGAGCGCGACCACGGCCGCGTCCCGCACGTCCACCCGGTCGACCTGCTCACCGCCGCGCAGCGCGCGCCGGGCGCTCTCCGCGAACCGGTGCCGCGCCCGGGTGTCGCGGAGCGTGATCTTCCAGTACGGGAACACGCCGAGGAGGCGGTGGCGGTCGGCCCGGATGACGTGCTCGGCGGCCAGCTGCTCGCGGACCAGCTTGAGGCAGGCGCCGGTGCGGCGTCCGGCCCAGTCCTGCCACTTCCGCGGCTTCTTGCTCTCCGCGATCTCGGCGAGGACCACGCCGAGCACCGGATCGTCGATCACCGGCTTCCCGACGACGACCACCCGGCCGTCCTGGTCAGCGATGTGCCCGCTGATCGCCAGCTCGGCCAGCACCGCCGCCCGCAGCAGCGTTCCGAGGTGACTCCAGTTGGTGAGCCGCTGCTTCTTCGGGTCGTACGCGAGCAGGAATAACCTCGCCGGAAGCAGGGTCTCGCGCTCCATCGTGCACTCCTCACGGGGTCTCTGACTCGTCT is drawn from Cryptosporangium aurantiacum and contains these coding sequences:
- a CDS encoding YibE/F family protein — encoded protein: MYSARGWEPDHGEQHPPYSEQYPPYPEGTYDRLNFQNPGQPVTDPPPYQQAPSWDPDPRDRGPWGAAPPEPPSRRPATEWPAPERPGPERPGHERQGREHYGSEPYGPERHGSEPYGSEPYGSEPYGPERHGSEHYGPDHRGPEGHRGPGGHGGPDHRGPEGHRGPGGHGGPEHHGSQRHGPELAADELVHSHTHSATTPVSARTRKAVIAILVPAIVATLIGLILLWPGKVDYSSSTGQSGQQQRAAGTVTEVVQQTCPETPEAESAGLTGPCGTATVKVTDGLGKGQTVSMELPQGPGAPRVDVGDDVVLLVLSDGSGEGETTARYTIVDKQRAGSLWLLAALAAVVVIGFGRLRGLAAIGGLVVSFAVLLLFIIPGILDGSPPLLVAVVGSAAIMFAVLYLTHGVSVRTSVAILGTLASLVLTGLLGAAFTALTELTGLGDEQSVYLATVEGGVDMRGLLLAGIIIGSLGVLDDVTITQSEVVAELARTPRSRFDLYRAAIRVGRAHVGSAVNTIVLAYAGASLPLLLLISVSGQSLSSLVTGQSIASELVRALVGTIGLVASVPITTALAALVAEPPAEDEEPARAA
- a CDS encoding GOLPH3/VPS74 family protein, whose amino-acid sequence is MERETLLPARLFLLAYDPKKQRLTNWSHLGTLLRAAVLAELAISGHIADQDGRVVVVGKPVIDDPVLGVVLAEIAESKKPRKWQDWAGRRTGACLKLVREQLAAEHVIRADRHRLLGVFPYWKITLRDTRARHRFAESARRALRGGEQVDRVDVRDAAVVALAAYGELRIVVSRADRRQFKRRIETLGERVGPVVKGLKKAIQAQQSAAAAG